The Amblyomma americanum isolate KBUSLIRL-KWMA chromosome 3, ASM5285725v1, whole genome shotgun sequence genome window below encodes:
- the LOC144124161 gene encoding epidermal growth factor receptor-like, whose translation MPARLRRHDCVDSGRRGVSSSSQLGLLVAAGQSSKKNGHVKKGKICIGTNGRMSVPSNREHHYQNLRDRYTNCTYVDGNLELTWLQESLERLPQDECCSLVFR comes from the exons ATGCCGGCAAGGTTGCGTCGCCATGACTGCGTGGACTCGGGTCGCCGTGGTGTTTCTTCTTCTAGTCAGTTGGGACTTCTCGTGGCTGCCGGTCAGTCCTCCAAAAAGAATGGACACGTCAAGAAAGGGAAAA TCTGCATCGGGACCAATGGACGGATGTCGGTCCCGTCGAACCGGGAGCACCACTACCAGAACCTCAGGGACCGCTACACAAACTGTACATACGTGGACGGTAACCTGGAGCTGACATGGCTGCAG GAGAGTCTCGAGAGGCTGCCCCAGGACGAGTGCTGCAGCCTGGTCTTCAGGTAG